ATACATGTATGTGTGATAAACATGAGAGTGTGTAGTGCTTCGGGGTATTTGTAAACATCCCAACACAGCATTGGGAAGCTGTCGACAAGAGATGCTCGTCACTAAGTTGAATAAGGGTAAATGTAGTGGGAAAGGGaaagtgtgtgttttcctttcttgtatgcagtgaatgtggagcagtggTGGAGCCGTCGAGAAGGGGACGAGTATAAATGGTATTGCAACCACTTTTCGTCAGGGAGTCATTTGGGCCATGGTGCAGCAAGTGCCAGAATGTGAGAGCCATGGAGTAAACGACGCACCAACAAGGGCGTAATGAACATTTGAACAGCAGTAGCTTTTTATCTCTGTTTTGTTTGCTCTCTCAGGTCCTAAAGTACCCATGTAAGGACGTTTTTGAATGTACTCAAGAGAGTACCATAGCAATTGTTTGTTGTGTTGTTAAGAGAAATAGTGAAAATGTTGGGCAAAATATACCCCTGTTTGGGAGaagtgtggctatttatttagtagTGCAGTAGAGCGAACTTGCGGAAGCAATGCCAGCAGCCAGTTACAGTGACTGCATTCTTGCCAAGGCTTTCTACGATATAGCAGAAGGATCATCCACCTTTTAGCAGTCCTGTTACACGACTTCATTTAAACTCaacgaggtgttgataatggtgtcttaaACGCATTCTTGATTAACGTCAGTTCACCGCGTCCAATGTCAAAGATAAGTAGCGCTCACGACCGCtatagcgtgtatttaaggcaaccctgatttgcatcctcacagtggcactgttagcgccactctcatgcggctggcgtgaaatttcaatagacgtcatctttcaagtgtagaaacacacctatcaactttcgtttatgatgcacgactccttcttggtgctggaatcttttcccgtcagtgtatataaTAATACTTCCAGTGTTCTAAAAGGTACAAAATATTTACCTGAGTGGCGATGCAGTTAAATAGGACATGGAATCATCGTGTGGCCTGGCGCACACGGTGAGCTTGCATTAGCATATGCTTGCGCAGGAAGAAAAAGCAAGTAAGGTTTGAAGAGAACGGACACATAGGCACGTGCTTGCGCAGGAAGAAAAAGCAAGTAAGATTTGAAGAGAACGGACACATAGGCACGTGCTTGCATAGGAAGAAAAAGCAAGTAAGATTTGAAGAGAACAGACACATAGGCACGTGCTTGCGCAGGAAGAAAAAGCAAGTAAGGTTTGAAGAGAACGGACACATAGGCACGTGCTTGCGCAGGAAGAAAAAGCAAGTAAGATTTGAAGAGAACGGACACATAGGCACGTGCTTGCATAGGAAGAAAAAGCAAGTAAGATTTGAAGAGAACAGACACATAGGCACGTGCTTGCGCAGGAAGAAAAAGCAAGTAAGGTTTGAAGAGAACGGACACATAGGCACGTGCTTGCGCAGGAAGAAAAAGCAAGTAAGGTTTGAAGAGAACGGACACATAGGCACGTGCTTGCATAGGAAGAAAAAGCAAGTAAGATTTGAAGAGAACAGACTCATAGGCACGTGCTTACGTAGGAAGAAAAAGCAAGTAAGATTTGAAGAGAACGGACACATAGGCACGTGCTTGCGTAGGAAGGAAAAGCAAGTAAGATTTGAAGAGAACGGACACATAGGCACGTGCTTGCGTAGGAAGCAAAAGCAAGTAAGATTTGAAGAGAACGGACACATAGGCACTTGCTTGCGTAGGAAGCAAAAGCAAGTAAGATTTGAAGAGAACGGACACATAGGCACGTGCTTGCGTAGGAAGAAAAAGCTAGTAAGATTTGAAGAGAACAGACTCATAGGCACGTGCTTACGTAGGAAGAAAAAGCAAGTAAGATTTGAAGAGAACAGACACATAGGCACGTGCTTGCGTAGGAAGGAAAAGCAAGTAAGATTTGAAGAGAACGGACACATAGGCACGTGCTTGCATAGGAAGCAAAAGCAAGTAAGATTTGAAGAGAACGGACACATAGGCACGTGCTTGCGTAGGAAGCAAAAGCAAGTAAGATTTGAAGAGAACGGACACATAGGCACGTGCTTGCGTAGGAAGAAAAAGCTAGTAAGATTTGAAGAGAACAGACTCATAGGCACGTGCTTACGTAGGAAGAAAAAGCAAGTAAGATTTGAAGAGAACAGACACATAGGCACGTGCTTGCGTAGGAAGGAAAAGCAAGTAAGATTTGAAGAGAACGGACACATAGGCACGTGCTTGCGTAGGAAGAAAAAGCAAGTAAGATTTGAAGAGAACGGACACATAGGCACGTGCTTGCGTAGGAAGGAAAAGCAAGTAAGATTTGAAGAGAACAGACACATAGGCACGTGCTTGCGTAGGAAGAAAAAGCAAGTAAGATTTGAAGAGAACGGACACATAGGCACGTGCTTGCGTAGGAAGAAAAAGCAAGTAAGATTTGAAGAGAACGGACACATAGGCACGTGCTTGCGTAGGAAGAAAAAGCTAGTAAGATTTGAAGAGAACAGGCTCATAGGCACGTGCTTACGTAGGAAGAAAAAGCAAGTAAGATTTGAAGAGAACAGACACATAGGCACGTGCTTGCGTAGGAAGGAAAAGCAAGTAAGATTTGAAGAGAACGGACACATAGGCACGTGCTTGCGTAGGAAGCAAAAGCAAGTAAGATTTGAAGAGAACGGACACATAGGCACGTGCTTGCGTAGGAAGCAAAAGCAAGTAAGATTTGAAGAGAACGGACACATAGGCACGTGCTTGCGTAGGAAGAAAAAGCTAGTAAGATTTGAAGAGAACAGACTCATAGGCACGTGCTTACGTAGGAAGAAAAAGCAAGTAAGATTTGAAGAGAACAGACACATAGGCACGTGCTTGCGTAGGAAGGAAAAGCAAGTAAGATTTGAAGAGAACGGACACATAGGCACGTGCTTGCGTAGGAAGAAAAAGCAAGTAAGATTTGAAGAGAACGGACACATAGGCACGTGCTTGCGTAGGAAGGAAAAGCAAGTAAGATTTGAAGAGAACAGACACATAGGCACGTGCTTGCGTAGGAAGAAAAAGCAAGTAAGATTTGAAGAGAACGGACACATAGGCACGTGCTTGCGTAGGAAGAAAAAGCAAGTAAGATTTGAAGAGAACGGACACATAGGCACGTGCTTGCGTAGGAAGAAAAAGCTAGTAAGATTTGAAGAGAACAGACTCATAGGCACGTGCTTACGTAGGAAGAAAAAGCAAGTAAGATTTGAAGAGAACAGACACATAGGCACGTGCTTGCGTAGGAAGGAAAAGCAAGTAAGATTT
This sequence is a window from Schistocerca americana isolate TAMUIC-IGC-003095 chromosome 4, iqSchAmer2.1, whole genome shotgun sequence. Protein-coding genes within it:
- the LOC124613280 gene encoding uncharacterized protein LOC124613280, which encodes MAPHPPIGIQRLASFSHQTWAPRKKKQVRFEENGHIGTCLHRKKKQVRFEENRHIGTCLRRKKKQVRFEENGHIGTCLRRKKKQVRFEENGHIGTCLHRKKKQVRFEENRHIGTCLRRKKKQVRFEENGHIGTCLRRKKKQVRFEENGHIGTCLHRKKKQVRFEENRLIGTCLRRKKKQVRFEENGHIGTCLRRKEKQVRFEENGHIGTCLRRKQKQVRFEENGHIGTCLRRKQKQVRFEENGHIGTCLRRKKKLVRFEENRLIGTCLRRKKKQVRFEENRHIGTCLRRKEKQVRFEENGHIGTCLHRKQKQVRFEENGHIGTCLRRKQKQVRFEENGHIGTCLRRKKKLVRFEENRLIGTCLRRKKKQVRFEENRHIGTCLRRKEKQVRFEENGHIGTCLRRKKKQVRFEENGHIGTCLRRKEKQVRFEENRHIGTCLRRKKKQVRFEENGHIGTCLRRKKKQVRFEENGHIGTCLRRKKKLVRFEENRLIGTCLRRKKKQVRFEENRHIGTCLRRKEKQVRFEENGHIGTCLRRKQKQVRFEENGHIGTCLRRKQKQVRFEENGHIGTCLRRKKKLVRFEENRLIGTCLRRKKKQVRFEENRHIGTCLRRKEKQVRFEENGHIGTCLRRKKKQVRFEENGHIGTCLRRKEKQVRFEENRHIGTCLRRKKKQVRFEENGHIGTCLRRKKKQVRFEENGHIGTCLRRKKKLVRFEENRLIGTCLRRKKKQVRFEENRHIGTCLRRKEKQVRFEENGHIGTCLRRKKKQVRFEENGHIGTCLRRKQKQVVGY